A window of Natrinema salifodinae contains these coding sequences:
- the thiM gene encoding hydroxyethylthiazole kinase, translated as MSVTDVVAGDLADSLRTIRETEPLVQHLTNTVTINDVANLTLHWGGLPVMADSVGDAGEMAELARAVMLNIGQVPEERVDAMHDAARTANERGIPVILDPVGVGSTPTRQAVAERLLSEIEFTAIKGNYGEISALAGVEAEVKGVESVGDYEEIERTARSVAESTGAVVVASGVEDVVADADGAVRLAAGHELLGEVVGTGCMLGGTVATFCGALEDPRTAAVHGTLAFGLAGERAAEMDHAGPGSYRTNFRDAVAGMTGDVAADLDLEGRIEQVL; from the coding sequence ATGAGCGTCACCGACGTCGTTGCCGGCGACCTCGCGGACTCGCTCCGGACGATCAGGGAGACGGAACCGCTCGTCCAGCACCTGACCAATACGGTGACGATCAACGACGTAGCGAACCTCACCCTGCACTGGGGCGGGCTACCGGTGATGGCCGACTCCGTCGGCGACGCCGGCGAGATGGCCGAACTCGCGCGCGCAGTCATGCTCAACATCGGCCAGGTCCCCGAGGAGCGCGTCGACGCCATGCACGACGCCGCCCGAACGGCAAACGAGCGCGGGATCCCGGTCATCCTTGATCCCGTCGGCGTCGGCTCGACGCCCACCCGCCAGGCGGTCGCCGAGCGGCTCCTCTCGGAGATCGAGTTCACCGCTATCAAGGGCAACTACGGCGAGATCAGCGCGCTCGCGGGCGTCGAGGCCGAGGTGAAGGGCGTCGAGTCGGTCGGCGACTACGAGGAGATAGAACGAACGGCCCGCTCGGTCGCCGAATCGACCGGCGCGGTCGTCGTCGCCTCGGGCGTCGAGGATGTCGTCGCGGATGCCGACGGCGCAGTTCGGCTCGCCGCCGGCCACGAACTGCTCGGCGAGGTGGTCGGTACCGGCTGTATGCTCGGAGGGACCGTCGCGACCTTCTGCGGCGCGCTCGAGGACCCGCGGACAGCCGCCGTCCACGGCACGCTCGCGTTCGGGCTCGCCGGCGAGCGCGCGGCAGAGATGGACCACGCCGGCCCGGGAAGCTACCGGACGAACTTCCGCGACGCCGTCGCCGGTATGACGGGCGACGTCGCCGCGGACCTCGACCTCGAGGGGCGAATCGAGCAGGTGCTCTGA
- a CDS encoding DUF7553 family protein produces MARDELENAAESLRQAADAASDDEAAERLENQAAKFDDHAAADRGPDHGQLARHEHILNDIADEEGGDVASEIGDALESISAFRETVEGV; encoded by the coding sequence ATGGCTCGAGACGAACTCGAGAACGCGGCTGAGTCGCTCCGCCAGGCGGCCGACGCCGCGTCCGACGACGAGGCAGCGGAACGGCTCGAAAACCAGGCGGCGAAGTTCGACGATCACGCGGCGGCCGACCGCGGCCCCGATCACGGACAGCTCGCGCGCCACGAACATATCCTGAACGATATCGCGGACGAGGAAGGCGGCGACGTCGCGAGCGAGATCGGCGACGCGCTGGAGTCCATCAGCGCGTTCCGAGAGACGGTCGAAGGCGTATAA
- a CDS encoding polysaccharide deacetylase family protein — MKRRAYLVTAAAATLGGCSALSDSETSENDPDDDTDGSDGNPDTIDEEPGSFDQFDDLSMWDVMEGTLELDEERAYVGDQSGRMTADESEERVMIKRRFESPRDLSDEFPALALATDEDVDPIVQLSDTDGNRLLLQCTVEPGLPLAHHDLAVVDTVGDPDLSSVEHIKISAWAGDDRSVTVWCDDLHFVSRPDTGKVLIQFDNGTETAYTRARSTLSTHDFPATAFVPTDYVGGEGYLDESQLETLQSEGWTIGSQGTTGSDLSGQSESAQRDQLQGAIDWLEDNGFEDGANYFAYPLNRYDETAMELVDEHYDVGFVGGYAGHGNLMNPALAPRAVGPSADEATQLLEWTARFRTITTLTYRDLSGDSLSAFEETISYLSELESAGDVEVVTPADVASDHVYEV, encoded by the coding sequence ATGAAACGACGAGCGTATCTCGTGACGGCCGCCGCGGCGACGCTCGGTGGCTGTTCCGCCCTGAGCGATTCGGAAACCTCCGAGAACGATCCGGACGACGACACCGACGGATCCGACGGGAATCCGGATACGATCGACGAGGAGCCCGGCTCGTTCGATCAGTTCGACGACCTCTCGATGTGGGACGTGATGGAAGGCACCCTCGAACTCGACGAGGAGCGCGCCTACGTCGGCGACCAGTCCGGCCGCATGACGGCCGACGAGTCCGAGGAGCGCGTGATGATCAAACGGCGGTTCGAGTCGCCGCGGGACCTCTCCGACGAGTTCCCCGCGCTGGCACTCGCGACCGACGAGGACGTCGACCCGATCGTCCAGCTCTCGGACACCGACGGGAACCGGCTGCTGCTCCAGTGTACCGTCGAGCCGGGTCTCCCGCTTGCCCACCACGATCTCGCCGTCGTCGACACCGTCGGCGATCCGGACCTGAGTTCGGTCGAACACATCAAGATCTCCGCGTGGGCCGGCGACGACCGATCCGTGACGGTCTGGTGCGACGACCTCCACTTCGTCTCCCGGCCGGACACCGGGAAAGTCCTCATCCAGTTCGACAACGGGACCGAGACCGCCTACACGCGAGCCCGTTCGACGCTGTCGACCCACGACTTCCCTGCGACGGCCTTCGTCCCGACCGACTACGTAGGCGGCGAGGGGTACCTCGACGAGAGCCAACTCGAGACGCTCCAGAGCGAGGGCTGGACGATCGGGAGCCAGGGCACCACCGGCAGCGACCTCTCCGGACAGTCCGAATCGGCCCAGCGAGACCAGCTTCAGGGCGCGATCGACTGGCTCGAGGACAACGGGTTCGAGGACGGCGCCAACTACTTCGCCTACCCCCTCAACCGGTACGACGAAACGGCAATGGAACTCGTCGACGAGCACTACGACGTCGGCTTCGTCGGCGGCTACGCCGGCCACGGCAACCTGATGAATCCGGCGCTCGCGCCGCGGGCGGTCGGCCCGTCGGCCGACGAGGCGACGCAGCTCCTCGAGTGGACGGCCCGGTTCCGGACGATCACGACGCTCACCTACCGCGACCTGTCCGGAGACTCGCTATCGGCGTTCGAGGAGACGATCTCGTACCTCAGCGAGCTCGAATCGGCCGGCGACGTCGAAGTCGTGACGCCGGCCGACGTCGCGTCGGACCACGTCTACGAAGTGTAA
- the ftsY gene encoding signal recognition particle-docking protein FtsY produces MFDNLKKKLGSFREDAEEAAEEKAEAVDEEELEDEELEDVSPEAETADAEATDTTPETGAVEPSGSSESSETAAASTAESGVEPETDPKTTEASEGAAATQAAESAGQAPADESEPDFLGGADESEPEPDEAPDEATTDPEAVDEETDGADDEAEAAEAADADDNSTGFGAKAKSLVKGKFVIEEEDLEDPLHELEMALLSSDVEMGVAEEILDNIRNELVGETRTFTTSTGEVVEEALRDAIYDVISVGQFDFNERIAIEDKPVTIVFTGVNGVGKTTSIAKLSRYFEEHGYSTVMANGDTYRAGANEQIQEHADALGTKCISHQQGGDPAAVLYDAVEYAEANDIDVVLGDTAGRLHTDEGLMDQLAKIDRVVDPDMTLFVDEAVAGQDAVNRAREFNEAAEVDGAILTKADADSNGGAAISIAHVTGKPILFLGVGQGYDDIERFDPDEMVDRLLDDEE; encoded by the coding sequence ATGTTCGATAATTTGAAGAAGAAGCTCGGAAGCTTCCGCGAAGACGCCGAAGAGGCCGCCGAAGAGAAGGCCGAAGCGGTCGACGAGGAAGAACTCGAAGACGAGGAACTCGAGGACGTCTCTCCCGAGGCGGAGACGGCGGATGCGGAAGCGACCGATACTACCCCCGAAACGGGGGCTGTCGAGCCGTCCGGATCGTCCGAATCGTCCGAGACGGCGGCCGCGTCGACGGCCGAGTCCGGAGTGGAGCCGGAGACGGACCCGAAAACGACGGAAGCGTCGGAAGGGGCCGCCGCGACGCAGGCCGCCGAGTCCGCGGGACAAGCGCCGGCGGACGAATCCGAACCGGACTTCCTCGGCGGCGCCGACGAATCCGAACCGGAACCGGACGAGGCTCCCGACGAAGCGACGACCGATCCGGAAGCGGTCGACGAGGAGACGGACGGCGCGGACGACGAGGCCGAAGCGGCCGAAGCGGCGGACGCCGACGATAACTCGACCGGCTTCGGCGCCAAGGCCAAGTCCCTCGTCAAGGGGAAGTTCGTCATCGAGGAGGAGGACCTCGAGGATCCGCTGCACGAACTCGAGATGGCCCTGCTCTCGAGCGACGTCGAGATGGGCGTCGCCGAAGAGATCCTCGACAACATCCGCAACGAACTGGTCGGCGAGACGCGGACCTTCACGACCTCGACCGGCGAGGTCGTCGAGGAGGCCCTCCGCGACGCGATCTACGACGTAATCAGCGTCGGGCAGTTCGACTTTAACGAGCGGATCGCCATCGAGGACAAGCCCGTCACAATCGTCTTCACCGGCGTCAACGGCGTGGGGAAGACGACCTCGATCGCCAAGCTGAGCCGCTACTTCGAGGAGCACGGCTACTCGACGGTCATGGCCAACGGCGACACCTACCGCGCCGGCGCTAACGAGCAGATCCAGGAACACGCCGACGCGCTGGGCACGAAGTGCATCAGCCACCAGCAGGGCGGCGATCCTGCCGCGGTGCTGTACGACGCCGTCGAGTACGCCGAGGCCAACGACATCGACGTCGTCCTCGGCGATACGGCAGGTCGACTTCACACCGACGAAGGACTGATGGATCAACTCGCGAAGATCGACCGCGTCGTCGACCCCGATATGACGCTGTTCGTCGACGAAGCGGTTGCCGGCCAGGACGCGGTCAACCGCGCCCGCGAGTTCAACGAGGCCGCCGAGGTCGACGGTGCGATCCTGACGAAGGCGGACGCCGACTCCAACGGCGGGGCCGCGATCTCGATCGCCCACGTCACCGGGAAACCGATCCTGTTCCTCGGCGTCGGACAGGGCTACGACGACATAGAACGATTCGATCCCGACGAGATGGTCGATCGGTTGCTCGACGACGAGGAGTAG
- a CDS encoding ferritin family protein — MTDPDTFVETVSEENQTALSRLGSSKSLYADTGGDIDTEPVLEATADAEYAAWQTFLEWADDEADDEVREAFERTAEEEQEHYETVDDKLDDEYEPDAIPALHDYLRDREDTVERVGAFVGRILASQRSKDQVVGYFVGDADPQTASLFRGFGDDLDDQLERSTALLDDVCETDEDWERAQEAATGAIQAAYGEYVETLEGMGANPKPVC, encoded by the coding sequence ATGACCGATCCGGACACGTTCGTCGAGACCGTCAGCGAGGAAAACCAGACTGCGCTCTCGCGACTCGGCTCCTCGAAGTCACTGTACGCCGACACTGGCGGCGACATCGATACCGAACCCGTTCTCGAGGCCACCGCCGACGCCGAGTACGCCGCCTGGCAGACTTTCCTCGAGTGGGCCGACGACGAGGCCGACGACGAGGTGCGCGAGGCCTTCGAGCGGACCGCCGAAGAGGAACAGGAACACTACGAGACCGTCGACGACAAACTCGACGACGAGTACGAGCCCGACGCGATTCCCGCGCTCCACGACTACCTACGCGACCGCGAGGACACCGTCGAGCGCGTCGGTGCCTTCGTCGGCCGCATCCTCGCGAGCCAGCGCTCGAAGGACCAGGTCGTCGGCTACTTCGTCGGCGACGCCGACCCCCAGACCGCCAGCCTGTTCCGCGGATTCGGCGACGACCTCGACGACCAACTCGAGCGCTCGACGGCACTGCTCGACGACGTCTGCGAGACCGACGAGGACTGGGAGCGCGCGCAGGAGGCCGCGACCGGCGCGATCCAGGCCGCCTACGGCGAGTACGTCGAGACGCTCGAGGGAATGGGTGCGAATCCGAAGCCCGTCTGCTGA
- a CDS encoding AEC family transporter, which produces MADLFGIFASAVGPIVAIAGVGYVLAAVKDIDPEPLNTAVVYVLAPALVFHSLAVTELPASTLLRVTGGIVVFTAAMWGIAELAGRTVGEREPALSGLVLVAIFCNSGNLGIPVSDFAFGEVGRQTAVLFLSVQSVLMYTLGVYIASRSSGSAGFEGVRRVFYIPLAYAVVAALVVRALGLVPPADSAAMETLQLVGDASIPLMLLILGIQLARTDTASAVSRAWPATALKMAVAPIVGLGVALALGFQDPTVARVFVLETAMPAAVTPLILVIEFAGGARSDGVLVSEYVSTCVFLTTLLAVPALTVLIAILQSGLVL; this is translated from the coding sequence ATGGCCGATCTGTTCGGTATCTTCGCCTCCGCGGTCGGTCCGATCGTCGCGATCGCCGGCGTCGGCTACGTTCTGGCCGCCGTCAAGGACATCGACCCGGAGCCGCTCAACACGGCCGTCGTCTACGTGCTCGCGCCCGCACTGGTGTTTCACAGCCTCGCCGTTACCGAACTGCCGGCGTCGACGCTCCTGCGAGTCACCGGTGGCATCGTCGTTTTCACGGCAGCGATGTGGGGCATCGCCGAACTCGCCGGCCGCACCGTCGGCGAGCGCGAACCGGCGTTGAGCGGCCTGGTCCTCGTCGCGATCTTCTGCAACTCGGGGAACCTCGGCATCCCCGTCTCCGACTTCGCGTTCGGCGAGGTCGGCCGCCAGACGGCCGTCCTCTTCCTCTCGGTCCAGTCCGTGCTGATGTACACTCTCGGCGTCTACATCGCCTCCCGAAGCAGCGGTTCCGCCGGCTTCGAGGGCGTCCGTCGGGTGTTCTACATCCCGCTGGCCTACGCCGTCGTCGCCGCCCTGGTCGTGCGAGCGCTGGGCCTGGTCCCGCCCGCGGACTCGGCGGCCATGGAGACGCTCCAACTCGTCGGCGACGCGTCGATCCCGCTGATGCTGCTCATCCTCGGGATCCAGCTCGCGCGCACCGACACCGCCTCGGCGGTCTCACGCGCCTGGCCCGCGACGGCGCTCAAGATGGCCGTCGCCCCGATCGTCGGTCTCGGGGTCGCGCTCGCGTTGGGGTTTCAGGATCCGACCGTCGCGCGCGTATTCGTCCTCGAGACGGCCATGCCGGCCGCGGTGACGCCGCTGATCCTCGTCATCGAGTTCGCCGGGGGCGCCCGCTCTGACGGCGTGCTCGTCTCCGAGTACGTCTCGACGTGCGTGTTTCTCACGACGCTGCTCGCGGTCCCGGCGCTCACCGTCCTGATCGCGATCTTGCAGTCCGGCCTGGTACTGTGA
- the thiE gene encoding thiamine phosphate synthase encodes MNPANWRTYLVTQASLSGDRTTPEIVRAAIDGGVDAVQLREKDASARSRYELGRELRELTAEAGVDLLVNDRIDIAQAIDADGVHVGQSDLPVEVARELLGPDAIVGCSTSTVDEARDAEAAGADYLGVGAVYDTSSKDVNDDQAGVGPERIAEIAAAVSIPIVGIGGITADNAGPVAEAGAASVAVISEITAAADPQAVTESLAVAVETPTAVDAGGDDR; translated from the coding sequence ATGAATCCAGCGAACTGGCGGACCTACCTCGTCACCCAGGCGTCGCTGTCGGGCGACCGAACGACACCGGAGATCGTCCGCGCGGCGATAGACGGCGGCGTCGACGCGGTACAGCTGCGCGAGAAGGACGCGAGTGCCCGCTCGCGGTACGAACTCGGTCGCGAGCTCCGCGAACTCACGGCCGAGGCGGGCGTCGACCTGCTCGTCAACGACCGGATCGACATTGCGCAGGCGATCGACGCCGACGGCGTCCACGTCGGCCAGTCGGATCTGCCGGTCGAGGTCGCGCGCGAGCTGCTCGGCCCGGATGCGATCGTCGGCTGCTCGACGTCGACGGTCGACGAGGCCCGAGACGCCGAAGCCGCGGGCGCGGACTACCTCGGCGTCGGCGCCGTCTACGACACCTCCTCGAAGGACGTCAACGACGACCAGGCCGGCGTCGGTCCGGAGCGGATCGCCGAGATCGCCGCGGCAGTCTCGATTCCGATCGTCGGCATCGGCGGCATCACGGCCGACAACGCCGGGCCGGTCGCGGAGGCCGGTGCGGCCAGTGTAGCCGTGATCAGCGAGATCACGGCGGCCGCGGACCCGCAGGCCGTGACCGAGTCGCTCGCCGTGGCCGTCGAAACGCCGACGGCCGTCGACGCCGGAGGTGACGACCGATGA
- the pfdA gene encoding prefoldin subunit alpha — protein sequence MSQQQLQQLSQELQEIEQQIEALQTDVESTQQEKTEVDEAIEALETLETDSTVQMPLGGGAYLRTTIENIDEVIVELGADYAAEFEEDDAVNALENKKDRLDDRIDELNEEIAELETESDELEQQAQQLQQQAMQQQMQGLGQGQQEPDE from the coding sequence ATGAGTCAACAGCAACTTCAGCAGCTCTCCCAGGAACTGCAAGAGATCGAACAGCAGATCGAAGCGCTACAGACGGACGTCGAGTCCACCCAGCAGGAGAAGACCGAAGTCGACGAGGCCATCGAGGCGCTCGAGACGCTCGAGACCGACTCGACCGTGCAGATGCCCCTCGGCGGCGGCGCGTACCTCCGTACGACGATCGAGAACATCGACGAAGTGATCGTCGAACTCGGCGCCGACTACGCCGCGGAGTTCGAGGAGGACGACGCCGTCAACGCCCTCGAGAACAAGAAGGACCGGCTCGACGACCGCATCGACGAACTCAACGAGGAGATCGCCGAGCTCGAAACCGAGAGCGACGAGCTCGAGCAGCAGGCCCAGCAGCTTCAGCAGCAGGCGATGCAACAGCAGATGCAGGGGCTCGGCCAGGGCCAGCAGGAACCCGACGAGTAA
- a CDS encoding nitrite/sulfite reductase, whose translation MNTVEQHKQEKHPLDVVEDVYDYADEQLSFEEIEERAGGGEWERLKWAGMYAQKQEGYFMIRTKVPGGYLTPEQAEVIGECATDYAVAPEEYGGEEQNDLWGDAFLDITTRQDIQKHWVEVEDIPEMWERYDEVGLTTVQGCGDSARNVLGCPAAGLDDHECFNAQPVIEAVSDYFTENREYANLPRKFKITITGCRHDCAQSQINDVGLVPAKKVVGVSGSAGDSSDESDGGQQLYGFHVRVGGGLSDGPRMGSQLDVFVKPEDAVEVCRAIAQTFKELGDRNNRGVCRMRYLVEQMGPEKFEEAVRDRCTVDLPESGQDLTVGYQGDHVGVHDQKQNGLKYVGFNVIAGRMGGDEFAAAARAAKKYGTEDASIRLATDQNFLITHIPEENVDDLLAEPFAQEYSPDPGPFSRGAVGCTGNEFCNYAIIETKKRTKRWARELDDRIDVPDDIEAIRMHMSGCSASCAQPQIADIGFRGETVKLEDGEAQRASDASGQRPQAENSTNAEGDNIVEGMDFGLGGSLGADNEFLDWVENAVPADAVIPALEQLFEAYAEDREDGEKFYQWCRRVDNDRLRTVMQRAEAPVSRGVAHGD comes from the coding sequence GTGAACACAGTCGAGCAACACAAACAGGAGAAACATCCCCTCGACGTCGTCGAGGACGTCTACGACTACGCCGACGAGCAGCTGAGCTTCGAGGAGATCGAAGAGCGCGCCGGCGGCGGCGAGTGGGAACGCCTGAAGTGGGCCGGCATGTACGCCCAGAAGCAGGAGGGCTACTTCATGATCCGGACCAAGGTCCCGGGCGGCTATCTGACGCCCGAGCAGGCCGAGGTCATCGGCGAGTGCGCCACCGACTACGCCGTCGCCCCCGAGGAGTACGGCGGCGAAGAGCAGAACGATCTCTGGGGAGACGCCTTCCTCGATATTACGACCCGCCAGGACATCCAGAAACACTGGGTCGAGGTCGAGGACATCCCCGAGATGTGGGAGCGCTACGACGAGGTCGGCCTGACGACGGTCCAGGGCTGCGGTGACTCGGCCCGGAACGTCCTCGGATGCCCCGCGGCCGGCCTCGACGACCACGAGTGTTTCAACGCGCAGCCGGTCATCGAAGCCGTCTCCGACTACTTCACCGAGAACCGCGAGTACGCCAACCTCCCGCGGAAGTTCAAGATCACGATCACGGGCTGTCGCCACGACTGCGCGCAGTCCCAGATCAACGACGTCGGGCTCGTCCCGGCGAAGAAGGTGGTCGGCGTCTCCGGCTCCGCCGGAGACTCGTCGGACGAGTCCGACGGTGGTCAGCAGCTCTACGGGTTCCACGTCCGCGTCGGCGGCGGCCTCTCCGACGGCCCGCGGATGGGCTCGCAGCTCGATGTCTTCGTCAAACCCGAGGACGCCGTCGAGGTCTGCCGCGCCATCGCCCAGACGTTCAAGGAACTGGGCGACCGCAACAACCGCGGCGTCTGCCGGATGCGCTACCTCGTCGAGCAGATGGGCCCCGAGAAATTCGAGGAAGCGGTCCGTGACCGCTGTACCGTCGACCTGCCCGAGAGCGGCCAGGACCTGACCGTCGGCTACCAGGGCGACCACGTTGGCGTCCACGACCAGAAGCAGAACGGCCTGAAGTACGTCGGCTTCAACGTCATCGCCGGCCGCATGGGCGGCGACGAGTTCGCCGCGGCCGCCCGCGCGGCGAAGAAGTACGGCACCGAGGACGCCTCGATCCGCCTGGCGACCGATCAAAACTTCCTGATCACCCACATCCCCGAGGAGAACGTCGACGACCTCCTCGCGGAACCGTTCGCCCAGGAGTACAGCCCCGATCCGGGGCCGTTCTCCCGGGGTGCGGTCGGCTGTACGGGCAACGAGTTCTGTAACTACGCCATCATCGAGACGAAAAAGCGCACCAAGCGCTGGGCCCGCGAACTCGACGATCGCATCGACGTGCCCGACGACATCGAGGCCATCCGGATGCACATGTCCGGCTGCTCGGCCTCCTGCGCCCAGCCCCAGATCGCCGATATCGGCTTCCGCGGTGAGACTGTCAAACTTGAGGACGGCGAGGCGCAACGCGCCTCGGATGCGAGCGGGCAACGCCCGCAAGCGGAGAACAGCACCAACGCCGAGGGTGACAATATCGTCGAGGGCATGGACTTCGGCCTCGGCGGCTCGCTGGGTGCGGACAACGAGTTCTTGGACTGGGTCGAGAACGCCGTTCCCGCCGACGCCGTGATCCCGGCGCTCGAACAGCTGTTCGAGGCCTACGCCGAGGACCGCGAGGACGGCGAGAAGTTCTACCAGTGGTGTCGCCGCGTCGACAACGACCGGCTGCGGACGGTCATGCAACGGGCCGAGGCCCCCGTTTCGCGAGGTGTTGCCCATGGGGACTGA
- a CDS encoding Coenzyme F420 hydrogenase/dehydrogenase, beta subunit C-terminal domain — protein sequence MGTDGDERDERAFPHVPDSDDDDDAVIVPDAGSEAPRSRDGTDHAREGAIRTDGGSGDGCSPDTCTCGEKTQATPDADHRVATDGAGVANVDEQGELGDIEFTEPAEGVSQDVYDDAPDTRVGIPEGVDLDTPEYSIRSQMNDIETPDEKTWFMELDEAVIDEGRCIQCGTCVAACPSDSIGVGDDGHPKLVKMCTGCSMCWDFCPRGGLRYERQWKITGGEDNVKGAGDPITEFSAKVDDDWTDGAQDGGVVTGVLATLLEEGEIDGALIATESDEEPWKAESFLATTEEELIENAGTVYNQTLALGNLDLKQWEHKLPDEDWDDISLALVGTPCEIEGVRALQDFEWDYQAQNEGIRAVDYTISLMCTKNFNYYSLMGEQLEEKRNISPAEIGKMDVLHGKMMVYDHDGEMILEEDVENFHDAALKGCDECADFTGFCSDITVGSVGSSDEYSSVIIRTEQGMNAWELTEPKLDYHDLEDRSAIGKLQGWDKKKAFESLERPFDPDAPRFIDYTDHAENYGTAMNPHDQGH from the coding sequence ATGGGGACTGACGGCGACGAGCGCGACGAGCGCGCGTTCCCGCACGTTCCTGACTCCGATGACGATGACGACGCCGTCATCGTCCCCGATGCGGGCAGCGAGGCGCCGCGGTCGCGCGACGGGACGGACCACGCCCGAGAGGGTGCGATCCGCACCGACGGCGGTAGCGGGGACGGCTGCTCGCCCGATACCTGCACCTGCGGCGAGAAAACGCAGGCGACGCCGGACGCGGACCACCGCGTCGCCACCGACGGCGCCGGCGTCGCCAACGTCGACGAGCAGGGCGAACTCGGCGACATTGAGTTCACCGAGCCCGCGGAGGGCGTCAGTCAGGACGTCTACGACGACGCGCCGGACACTCGCGTCGGCATCCCGGAGGGCGTCGACCTCGACACGCCGGAGTACTCCATCCGGTCGCAGATGAACGACATCGAGACGCCAGACGAGAAGACCTGGTTCATGGAACTGGACGAGGCCGTCATCGACGAGGGTCGGTGCATTCAGTGCGGGACTTGCGTCGCCGCCTGTCCCTCGGACTCGATCGGCGTCGGCGACGACGGGCACCCGAAGCTCGTCAAGATGTGTACCGGCTGTTCGATGTGTTGGGACTTCTGTCCCCGCGGCGGCCTCCGGTACGAGCGCCAGTGGAAGATCACCGGCGGCGAGGACAACGTCAAGGGCGCCGGCGACCCGATCACGGAGTTCTCCGCGAAGGTCGACGACGACTGGACCGACGGCGCCCAGGACGGCGGCGTCGTCACGGGCGTCCTCGCGACGCTGCTCGAGGAAGGCGAGATCGACGGCGCGCTCATCGCGACCGAGAGCGACGAGGAACCCTGGAAGGCCGAGAGCTTCCTCGCGACGACCGAGGAGGAACTCATCGAGAACGCCGGCACCGTCTACAACCAGACGCTCGCGCTGGGTAACCTCGACCTGAAGCAGTGGGAGCACAAGCTCCCCGACGAAGACTGGGACGACATCTCGCTGGCCCTGGTCGGCACGCCCTGCGAGATCGAGGGCGTCCGCGCCCTGCAGGACTTCGAGTGGGACTACCAGGCCCAGAACGAGGGCATCCGGGCGGTCGACTACACGATCTCCCTGATGTGTACGAAGAACTTCAACTACTACAGCCTCATGGGCGAGCAACTCGAGGAGAAGCGGAACATCTCGCCGGCCGAGATCGGCAAGATGGACGTCCTCCACGGCAAGATGATGGTCTACGACCACGACGGGGAGATGATCTTAGAGGAGGACGTCGAGAACTTCCACGACGCCGCCCTCAAGGGCTGTGACGAGTGCGCCGACTTCACCGGCTTCTGTTCGGACATCACGGTCGGCTCCGTCGGCTCTTCCGACGAGTACTCCAGCGTCATCATCCGCACCGAACAGGGGATGAATGCCTGGGAGCTGACCGAACCCAAACTCGACTACCACGACTTAGAGGACCGCTCGGCGATCGGCAAGCTCCAGGGCTGGGATAAGAAGAAGGCCTTCGAGAGCCTCGAACGGCCCTTCGACCCCGACGCGCCGCGCTTTATCGACTATACCGACCACGCCGAGAACTACGGCACCGCGATGAACCCCCACGATCAGGGGCACTGA
- the rpl18a gene encoding 50S ribosomal protein L18Ae translates to MSQFTVSGRFKSRDGFAEFETTIDAENENVAREHALSQLGSQHGLKRTEIELEEVSQ, encoded by the coding sequence ATGAGTCAATTTACGGTCAGTGGTCGCTTCAAGAGCCGCGACGGGTTTGCGGAGTTCGAGACGACCATCGACGCAGAAAACGAAAACGTCGCTCGTGAGCACGCGCTCTCCCAGCTCGGGAGCCAGCACGGGCTGAAGCGGACCGAAATTGAACTCGAGGAGGTTTCTCAATAA
- a CDS encoding GNAT family N-acetyltransferase produces the protein MASDARIRVATPADAAAVRDIYAPFCESTAVTFEETPPAESEMAERIESTLDEHPWLVCEFDGAVVGYAYAGPLRKRRAYEWVVELSVYVAESARQSGVGRALYESLFAVLERQGIRDAYAVTTVPNPETERFHESMGFERLVDFPAIGYTQDDWQDVAWWRRPLAEKSETPDRPRPFRAVRADDDWESLVRTGESALDRS, from the coding sequence ATGGCATCCGACGCGCGGATTCGAGTCGCGACGCCGGCGGACGCCGCCGCCGTCCGCGACATCTACGCACCCTTCTGCGAGTCGACGGCGGTCACCTTCGAAGAGACGCCGCCCGCCGAGTCCGAGATGGCCGAGCGGATCGAGTCGACCCTCGACGAACACCCCTGGCTCGTCTGCGAGTTCGACGGCGCGGTCGTCGGCTACGCGTACGCGGGCCCGCTGCGCAAGCGCCGGGCCTACGAGTGGGTCGTCGAACTGTCGGTTTACGTCGCCGAGTCGGCCCGCCAATCGGGGGTCGGCCGCGCGCTCTACGAGTCCCTGTTCGCCGTCCTCGAGCGCCAGGGGATCCGCGACGCCTACGCCGTGACGACGGTTCCGAATCCGGAGACGGAGCGGTTCCACGAGTCGATGGGATTCGAACGTCTGGTCGACTTTCCGGCGATCGGCTACACGCAAGACGACTGGCAGGACGTGGCCTGGTGGCGGCGGCCGCTGGCCGAGAAGTCCGAGACGCCGGACCGACCGCGGCCGTTCCGGGCGGTGCGAGCGGACGACGATTGGGAGTCGCTGGTCCGGACGGGAGAGAGCGCGCTCGACCGGTCCTGA